A window of Bradyrhizobium sp. AZCC 1719 genomic DNA:
CCATCAGGGCCGCAACGCGCGCAGGCGGCCAGCGCTTGATGATCAACTCGCCCGACGGCTCGACATCGACGCCATCACCGGCGGCGAGTACGACGCTGCCGCGGCCGGCGGGCCGCGCCACGCGCACGCTGCCGTCAACGACGAAGACCGATGTCTTTGCACCTTCGGCGTCCACCGTCCATTTGGTACCGCGCACCGCGGCAATCGCCTGTGGCGTCATCACCTCGAACCTGACGCGGCCCGGCTTCTTCGGCACTTCGAGCAGCAGGGCCTTGT
This region includes:
- a CDS encoding FecR family protein; this encodes MTMLARAGSIAFAGMLLFAGPAAAQPAKSGCTSASTAQGTQTLRCQNAITIVAESGAKFELRDRNRDGQVDSVELSNKALLLEVPKKPGRVRFEVMTPQAIAAVRGTKWTVDAEGAKTSVFVVDGSVRVARPAGRGSVVLAAGDGVDVEPSGELIIKRWPPARVAALMARLGQ